A genomic stretch from Gemmatimonadaceae bacterium includes:
- a CDS encoding LysM peptidoglycan-binding domain-containing protein yields MIATLVLALLGTSKLGAQDTTSVSHTVKRGDTLWDLAKFYLGDSFLWPEIYRLNTDVIDDPHWIYPGELLKLPTPGTTPPIVAEAPPPVKQAGEPVPTAPVPTAAPVAQPSAAPVSPSATGAPVPVYEPPIGVLDGPTIFPRQRVAAPIVQRRPREKAPTPAVTLGTYVSAPFVDRSGGPRGSGRIQKIVNLSVTLAGQDLKDRAQLHDDLLIAPPVGSAASEGDRYVTYTLGPYVEDLGQVIVPTGVIEVTRAPRDREAAIAQVIRMYGEIMADQHLMPYDSASLHIFGHPEPVADSVVSTVKLVSGMPILPGVQDYLLIDATTRDGIKLGDEFMLFEPHHKTEGSDFADPEIPIARAQAVRVTSYATTLMITGEKHPKIEAGTLVRRVATMP; encoded by the coding sequence GTGATCGCGACGCTCGTCCTTGCGTTGCTCGGTACGTCGAAGCTCGGTGCACAGGACACGACGAGCGTTTCCCACACGGTCAAGCGAGGCGACACGCTGTGGGATCTCGCGAAGTTCTACCTCGGGGATTCATTCCTGTGGCCGGAGATCTATCGGCTGAACACCGATGTGATCGACGATCCGCACTGGATCTATCCGGGCGAGCTATTGAAGCTCCCGACACCAGGCACGACGCCTCCGATCGTGGCCGAGGCGCCGCCGCCGGTGAAGCAAGCGGGTGAGCCCGTACCGACAGCGCCCGTGCCGACAGCAGCACCCGTAGCTCAGCCATCGGCAGCGCCCGTGTCGCCATCGGCGACGGGAGCTCCGGTGCCCGTGTACGAGCCACCGATCGGCGTGCTGGATGGCCCCACAATCTTTCCGCGCCAGCGCGTCGCCGCGCCGATCGTGCAGCGTCGTCCGCGCGAGAAAGCGCCCACGCCAGCGGTTACACTCGGCACGTACGTCTCGGCGCCATTCGTGGATCGCTCGGGCGGGCCGCGCGGCTCTGGACGCATCCAGAAGATCGTCAACCTTTCCGTTACGCTTGCTGGCCAAGACCTCAAAGATCGGGCGCAGCTGCATGATGATTTGCTCATCGCGCCGCCCGTCGGTTCCGCGGCTTCCGAGGGAGATCGCTACGTCACCTATACCCTCGGCCCGTACGTCGAGGACTTGGGCCAGGTCATCGTTCCCACGGGCGTGATCGAAGTCACGAGGGCTCCGCGAGATCGTGAAGCCGCGATTGCGCAAGTGATACGCATGTATGGTGAGATCATGGCCGATCAGCACCTCATGCCCTATGACAGCGCGTCGCTACACATTTTTGGGCATCCGGAGCCGGTCGCGGATTCGGTTGTGAGCACCGTGAAGCTGGTGAGCGGAATGCCGATCTTGCCGGGCGTTCAGGACTACCTTCTCATCGATGCAACGACGCGCGACGGTATAAAGCTCGGGGACGAATTCATGCTGTTCGAGCCGCATCACAAGACCGAGGGCTCCGATTTCGCCGATCCCGAGATTCCGATCGCGCGTGCACAGGCGGTGCGAGTCACGTCGTACGCGACGACGCTGATGATCACGGGCGAGAAACACCCGAAAATCGAGGCCGGAACGCTGGTGCGACGCGTCGCGACGATGCCGTAA